The Populus alba chromosome 6, ASM523922v2, whole genome shotgun sequence genome contains a region encoding:
- the LOC118032574 gene encoding uncharacterized protein isoform X2 yields the protein MPRPGPRPYECVRRAWHSDRHKPIRGSMIGQILRMAYDTHSAATKGNREWQDKLLLVVYKAEEIMYSKANSEAEYMNQDTLWDRVNDAINTIIRRDESTETGDLLPPCIEAALNLGCKVERASRSQRHSNPRSYLSPRTQESASAPPRAIDGTHDEQGPQLMPVHSINQLNIARDTATGNPDLSVSESNHHLAENSNVAYSYPFLYENIPPGSNQLTTREADMYQNFGSVYPLYCGNQYQIEASDVVSQFPMKTKSNTIFVGKPIGTSVAPHREMGVLQTVFSCSSAEVGSTRIRQADFRNTHDKPTGTQCDLSLRLGLYSDPGMGIERNQAQENENAGSSRFQERDKFSVFSQQRNKEFCFFPGTSTRDPSGSCSVKWVSEGDDQNLETTIRKRKAPFRDIAEDGHFCWQSNMFIGRIEGPAFTASLVSSVFFPFQCLATQLLPCYLSMGIYVD from the exons ATGCCAAGGCCAGGGCCAAGGCCTTATGAGTGTGTGAGAAGAGCTTGGCATAGTGATAGGCACAAACCCATCCGAGGTTCCATGATTGGACAAATTTTAAG GATGGCCTATGACACTCACAGTGCTGCAACTAAAGGGAACAGGGAGTGGCAAGATAAGCTTCTTCTTGTGGTTTACAAAGCAGAGGAAATCATGTACTCTAAAGCCAACTCTGAG GCTGAGTATATGAACCAAGACACTTTATGGGACAGAGTAAATGATGCCATCAACACCATTATTAGGAGAGATGAGAGCACTGAAACTGGAGATCTTTTGCCTCCCTGTATTGAAG CTGCCCTTAATTTGGGATGCAAAGTGGAGAGAGCTTCGAGAAGTCAACGACACAGCAATCCCAGGAGCTACCTCAGCCCGAGAACACAAGAATCGGCATCTGCACCTCCTAGAGCTATAGATGGAACTCATGATGAACAAGGCCCTCAGTTAATGCCAGTTCACTCTATCAATCAATTGAATATTGCAAGAGACACGGCAACTGGGAATCCAGATCTTTCGGTTTCAGAGTCTAATCATCATTTGGCTGAGAATAGTAATGTTGCTTACAGTTACCCTTTCTTGTATGAGAATATCCCACCTGGCAGTAATCAGCTGACAACAAGGGAAGCGGACATGTACCAGAACTTTGGTTCAGTTTATCCCTTGTATTGTGGAAATCAATATCAAATCGAAGCGTCTGATGTGGTCTCCCAATTTCCGATGAAGACGAAATCCAACACTATATTTGTGGGCAAACCTATTGGTACATCTGTTGCACCACATAGGGAAATGGGTGTCTTGCAGACAGTTTTCTCATGTTCCAGTGCTGAAGTTGGTTCCACGAGAATCAGACAAGCAGATTTCAGAAATACCCATGACAAGCCAACTGGCACACAATGTGATTTATCCTTGAGGCTGGGTCTATACTCAGACCCGGGCATGGGCATAGAAAGAAATCAAgctcaagaaaatgaaaatgctgGCTCAAGCAGATTTCAAGAAAGAGACAAGTTTAGTGTTTTTTCTCAACAAAGAAACAAGGAATTCTGTTTTTTTCCTGGTACAAGTACTAGGGATCCCTCTGGGTCCTGTTCGGTTAAGTGGGTTTCAGAGGGTGATGATCAGAATTTGGAGACAACCATCAGAAAGCGCAAAGCGCCCTTCAGAGACATTGCAGAGGATGGACATTTTTGCTGGCAGTCCAACATGTTCATTGGTCGAATAGAAGGGCCAG
- the LOC118032574 gene encoding uncharacterized protein isoform X3, which yields MPRPGPRPYECVRRAWHSDRHKPIRGSMIGQILRMAYDTHSAATKGNREWQDKLLLVVYKAEEIMYSKANSEAEYMNQDTLWDRVNDAINTIIRRDESTETGDLLPPCIEAALNLGCKVERASRSQRHSNPRSYLSPRTQESASAPPRAIDGTHDEQGPQLMPVHSINQLNIARDTATGNPDLSVSESNHHLAENSNVAYSYPFLYENIPPGSNQLTTREADMYQNFGSVYPLYCGNQYQIEASDVVSQFPMKTKSNTIFVGKPIGTSVAPHREMGVLQTVFSCSSAEVGSTRIRQADFRNTHDKPTGTQCDLSLRLGLYSDPGMGIERNQAQENENAGSSRFQERDKFSVFSQQRNKEFCFFPGTSTRDPSGSCSVKWVSEGDDQNLETTIRKRKAPFRDIAEDGHFCWQSNMFIGRIEGPGNWLDKESGLP from the exons ATGCCAAGGCCAGGGCCAAGGCCTTATGAGTGTGTGAGAAGAGCTTGGCATAGTGATAGGCACAAACCCATCCGAGGTTCCATGATTGGACAAATTTTAAG GATGGCCTATGACACTCACAGTGCTGCAACTAAAGGGAACAGGGAGTGGCAAGATAAGCTTCTTCTTGTGGTTTACAAAGCAGAGGAAATCATGTACTCTAAAGCCAACTCTGAG GCTGAGTATATGAACCAAGACACTTTATGGGACAGAGTAAATGATGCCATCAACACCATTATTAGGAGAGATGAGAGCACTGAAACTGGAGATCTTTTGCCTCCCTGTATTGAAG CTGCCCTTAATTTGGGATGCAAAGTGGAGAGAGCTTCGAGAAGTCAACGACACAGCAATCCCAGGAGCTACCTCAGCCCGAGAACACAAGAATCGGCATCTGCACCTCCTAGAGCTATAGATGGAACTCATGATGAACAAGGCCCTCAGTTAATGCCAGTTCACTCTATCAATCAATTGAATATTGCAAGAGACACGGCAACTGGGAATCCAGATCTTTCGGTTTCAGAGTCTAATCATCATTTGGCTGAGAATAGTAATGTTGCTTACAGTTACCCTTTCTTGTATGAGAATATCCCACCTGGCAGTAATCAGCTGACAACAAGGGAAGCGGACATGTACCAGAACTTTGGTTCAGTTTATCCCTTGTATTGTGGAAATCAATATCAAATCGAAGCGTCTGATGTGGTCTCCCAATTTCCGATGAAGACGAAATCCAACACTATATTTGTGGGCAAACCTATTGGTACATCTGTTGCACCACATAGGGAAATGGGTGTCTTGCAGACAGTTTTCTCATGTTCCAGTGCTGAAGTTGGTTCCACGAGAATCAGACAAGCAGATTTCAGAAATACCCATGACAAGCCAACTGGCACACAATGTGATTTATCCTTGAGGCTGGGTCTATACTCAGACCCGGGCATGGGCATAGAAAGAAATCAAgctcaagaaaatgaaaatgctgGCTCAAGCAGATTTCAAGAAAGAGACAAGTTTAGTGTTTTTTCTCAACAAAGAAACAAGGAATTCTGTTTTTTTCCTGGTACAAGTACTAGGGATCCCTCTGGGTCCTGTTCGGTTAAGTGGGTTTCAGAGGGTGATGATCAGAATTTGGAGACAACCATCAGAAAGCGCAAAGCGCCCTTCAGAGACATTGCAGAGGATGGACATTTTTGCTGGCAGTCCAACATGTTCATTGGTCGAATAGAAGGGCCAG